One Brassica napus cultivar Da-Ae chromosome A1, Da-Ae, whole genome shotgun sequence genomic region harbors:
- the LOC125576184 gene encoding inositol hexakisphosphate and diphosphoinositol-pentakisphosphate kinase VIP1-like, which translates to MYLDAKAPHLSSNLPSTLPWKFNKHVQPNKGLTRQGNGNSEELSCVIVVIRHGDRTPKQKVKLNVTEEKLLNLMLKYNGGKPRAETKLKSAVQLQDLLDATRMLVLRTRPCRESDSDPEDLEHAEKLRQIKAVIEEVL; encoded by the exons atgtATTTAGACGCAAAGGCTCCTCATCTTTCATCGAATCTGCCATCCACTTTGCCttggaagttcaataaacatgtACAGCCTAATAAAGGACTAACCCGCCAAGGCAATGGGAACTCAGAAGAGCTAAGTTGTGTCATTGTTGTTATTCGACA TGGCGATCGAACTCCAAAACAGAAGGTGAAACTAAATGTTACAGAGGAGAAACTGTTAAACCTGATGCTGAAGTACAATGGTGGAAAGCCAAGAGCTGAG acGAAACTAAAAAGTGCAGTCCAGTTGCAAGACCTATTAGATGCAACAAGAATGTTAGTTCTCCGTACAAG accATGTCGTGAGAGTGATAGTGATCCAGAAGACCTTGAACATGCTGAGAAGCTTCGCCAAATTAAAGCAGTTATTGAAGAGGTTCTTTAg